The following coding sequences lie in one Apium graveolens cultivar Ventura chromosome 3, ASM990537v1, whole genome shotgun sequence genomic window:
- the LOC141714585 gene encoding uncharacterized protein LOC141714585 produces the protein MGYQAKGPRTELYLKCAQRIIARFNEVRLELIPRGQNEGADELAKLGSRRESTLLGTVPLDIQRQPSVPEHEVGNLSNELGPTCMTPILAYIKEGSLPDEKNEARRIKYKAARYVIYDGILYRRGFSVPLLKCIDGDECNYILREVHEGICGNHSGPVASLTSLMSPWPFSMWEIDLIGELPKARGGVKYAVVALEEKKGAWPEELAQVLWSYNTTPRTTTGETPFSLVYGCEAMVPVEVGAGSFRRDNYELEANEVNHRLYLDMIEETREDAQIRVAAYQQRTARHYNSKVKARTFKVGDLVLRRVMPNTKVVSHGVFGANWEGPYKIKSVLWEGTYHLNDMQDKLIPRAWNTEHLHKYYQLYYSFQT, from the exons ATGGGGTATCAAGCTAAGGGGCCGAGAACAGAGCTTTACCTGAAGTGCGCACAGAGGATAATCGCGAGGTTCAACGAGGTGAGGTTGGAACTAATCCCGCGTGGGCAGAATGAAGGTGCAGACGAGCTAGCTAAGCTCGGCTCACGCCGCGAGAGCACTTTGCTAGGGACCGTGCCCCTTGATATACAGAGGCAACCTAGTGTGCCCGAGCATGAGGTGGGCAACCTCAGTAATGAGCTCGGCCCCACGTGCATGACACCTATTCTAGCATACATAAAAGAAGGTTCACTTCCAGACGAAAAGAATGAGGCAAGGAGGATAAAATACAAAGCAGCCCGCTATGTGATATACGACGGGATTCTATACAGAAGAGGGTTCAGTGTGCCTCTCCTCAAATGCATAGATGGAGATGAATGCAACTATATCCTAAGGGAAGTACACGAGGgcatttgtggcaatcactcggg CCCCGTGGCCTCTCtcacatccctcatgagcccCTGGCCCTTCTCCATGTGGGAAATTGATCTGATTGGGGAACTCCCGAAGGCCAGGGGAGGTGTCAAGTATGCGGTGGTTGCG cttgaagagaagaaaggagcATGGCCAGAGGAGCTCGCCCAGGTCCTGTGGTCTTACAACACTACACCCCGAACCACAACTGGAGAGACCCCTTTCTCTCTGGTGTATGGGTGTGAAGCTATGGTGCCCGTTGAAGTGGGAGCAGGATCTTTTCGAAGGGACAACTATGAATTGGAGGCAAATGAGGTCAATCATCGGCTCTATTTGGACATGATCGAAGAAACTCGAGAAGATGCTCAGATCAGGGTAGCAGCATATCAGCAGAGGACAGCTAGGCACTATAATAGCAAGGTTAAAGCCCGAACTTtcaaggtgggagatttggttcTACGCCGGGTCATGCCAAATACCAAGGTAGTGAGTCACGGAGTCTTTGGAGCGAATTGGGAAGGCCCTTACAAGATAAAGTCAGTGCTctgggagggaacctaccacctcaaCGATATGCAGGACAAACTGATCCCGAGAGCCTGGAACACGGAACACCTCCACAAATATTATCAGTTATATTATtcttttcagacttag